A genomic window from Sparus aurata chromosome 4, fSpaAur1.1, whole genome shotgun sequence includes:
- the tjp1a gene encoding tight junction protein ZO-1 isoform X11, whose translation MKYQKYITVMQMAMGVTASNKDCLPTKRQLWVTPPDGETSPSGAPGCSDEPSGATGGAGAMAMPATSTLSLPMSQGKPSLRRIKGRIHRSKSLDSIDLLDSNSAAMEETVIWEQHTVTLHRAPGFGFGIAISGGRDNPHFQSGETSIVISDVLKGGPAEGLLQENDRVVMVNAVSMDNVEHAYAVQQLRKSGKNAKITIRRKRKVQIPVSRPGDRETMSEHEEEDSDEDDGYEHHTGGGRSAYEGASGGTGTGRRPDRERSSSNRRDNSASRERSISPRSDRRSQASSAPPRPAKVTLVKSRKNEEYGLRLASHIFVKDISPESLAARDGNIQEGDVVLKINGTVTENLSLIDAKKLIERSKGKLKMVVQRDERATLLNIPDLDDSIPSANNSDRDDISEIHSLTSDHSNRSHGRGRSRSPDRPETSDHLRHSPRQISNGSHRSRDEERISKPGAMSTPVKSSDDGVLSQASDQASSSNEKQLPPLPEPKPVYAQPGQPDVDLPVSPSDAPVPSAAHDDSILRPSMKLVKFKKGESVGLRLAGGNDVGIFVAGVLEDSPAAKEGLEEGDQILRVNNVDFANIIREEAVLFLLDLPRGEEVTILAQKKKDVYRRIVESDVGDSFYIRTHFEYEKESPYGLSFNKGEVFRVVDTLYNGKLGSWLAIRIGKNHQEVERGIIPNKNRAEQLSSVQYTLPKTPGGDRADFWRFRGLRSSKRNLRKSREDLSAQPVQTKFPAYERVVLREAGFLRPVVIFGPIADVAREKLAREEPDIFEQAKSEPRDAGTDQKSSGIIRLHTIKQIIDRDKHAVLDITPNAVDRLNYAQWYPIVVFLNPDTKQGVKTMRTRLCPESRKSARKLYERALKLRKNNHHLFTTTINLNNMNDGWFGALKEIIQQQQNQLVWVSEGKADGAAEDDLDIHDDRLSYLSAPGSEYSMYSTDSRHTSDYEDTDTEGGAYTDQELDETLNDDVGPPTELAITRSSEPVREDPPVIQEPPGYAGYQHTVQPDPLNRIDPAGFKAPAPQQKAEAAAVPSIPQQPEPLAETVPPAVDVTVKTVGGLSPDEAPAAPHSQPSPIPEAGSLRRPTPELTPQSVTPEPLQSGPAISEPKMFQKDPYSTDNTGRIGHSMKPVTYSPPQGYHPDQPYRDYDHPPSRYDVSSSGGGYPEPKYRNYDSNLPYENSVPHFDQQQWNPYSQPHSTANSQGYDPRLPYSDGPDSQYTPPLRYDEPPPQQGFDGRPRYGKPTGPGPVRYDDPPPPAPMSDLHYDQDSHLSTFPSAAHSPEPAAQRSAYNQGPTPQQKSYKPQQYDPIPVNSETSPTPPPKAEAPSPSPVDAPKPVPAREEQQDDPAMRPQSVLTRVKMFENKRSVSVDRARDAGDSVGNKAADLPLKAGGVIPKANSLSNLDQEKTFRAPEPQKPHSSVADDIVRSNHYDPDEDEDYYRKQLSYFDKLQTGPNKPQPQAQASHNFPRTESVEKPSPVEKKYEPVPQVTPALPPATLPKPAPEAKAPAREDTVQTNFLPHKSFPEKSPVNGTSEQPPKTLTNTGAPPVSSYNRYTPKPYTTSAKPFARMFDSPKFNHNLLPNDKPEIAPKGRSSSPVKPQIPPQPQNMDHDSGLDTFTRTMDHRSKHQHNNINAVPKAIPVSPSALDDDEDEDEGHTVVATARGIFNSNGGVLSSIETGVSIIIPQGAIPEGVEQEIYFKVCRDNSILPPLDKEKGETLLSPLVMCGPHGLKFLKPVELRLPHCDPKSWQNKSLPGDPNYLVGANCVSVLIDHF comes from the exons agtgCAGCGATGGAGGAAACAGTCATATGGGAGCAGCACACAGTGACCCTTCACAGG gcCCCAGGCTTTGGGTTTGGTATTGCAATCTCTGGCGGGCGAGACAACCCTCATTTTCAGAGTGGGGAGACGTCCATTGTGATATCTGATGTGCTGAAAGGAGGTCCTGCAGAGGGACTGCTTCA GGAAAATGATCGAGTGGTGATGGTCAATGCAGTCTCTATGGACAATGTCGAACATGCCTATGCTGTGCAGCAACTCCGAAAGAGTGGCAAAAATGCAAAGATA ACTATTCGTCGGAAAAGGAAAGTGCAAATCCCTGTTTCTCGGCCAGGGGACAGGGAGACAATGTCAGAGCACGAGGAAGAAGATAGTGATGAGGATGATGGCTATGAGCACCACACTGGTGGTGGCAGAAGTGCCTATGAAGGAGCGAGCGGAGGCACGGGCACTGGCAGGCGTCCTGATCGTGAGcggagcagcagcaacagacgGGATAACAGTGCCTCGCGGGAGCGTAGCATCTCTCCGCGCTCTGATCGCCGATCACAAGCCTCCTCTGCTCCACCCAGGCCTGCCAAGGTCACTCTTGTTAAGTCCCGCAAGAATGAAG AGTATGGACTTCGGTTGGCCAGCCACATATTTGTCAAGGACATCTCCCCGGAAAGCCTTGCTGCCAGAGATGGGAACATCCAGGAGGGAGATGTAGTACTTAAG atcAATGGCACAGTTACAGAGAACCTATCACTGATAGATGCCAAGAAGCTGATTGAGAGGTCAAAGGGCAAGTTGAAGATGGTGGTGCAGAGAGATGAGCGAGCCACACTGCTCAACATTCCTGACCTTGATGACAGCATCCCATCAGCCAATAACTCTGACAGAGATG ACATTTCAGAAATACATTCACTGACATCAGATCATTCCAATCGATCCCACGGGCGGGGTCGATCACGTTCGCCTGACAGGCCCGAAACATCGGACCACCTCCGTCACTCACCTCGGCAGATCAGTAATGGCAG CCATCGAAGTCGAGATGAAGAGCGCATATCCAAACCAGGGGCCATGTCCACACCCGTGAAAAGCTCTGATGATGGTGTCTTGTCACAGGCCAGTGACCAAGCCAGCTCCAGTAATGAGAAGCAGTTGCCTCCGCTGCCAG AACCAAAGCCAGTTTATGCACAGCCTGGTCAGCCTGACGTGGATCTGCCTGTCAGCCCTTCTGATGCCCCTGTACCCAGTGCCGCTCATGATGACAGCATCCTGAG GCCGAGTATGAAGCTGGTCAAGTTCAAGAAGGGAGAGAGTGTCGGTCTGCGGTTAGCAGGAGGGAACGACGTGGGAATTTTTGTGGCAGGAGTCTTGGAGGACAGTCCTGCAGCCAAGGAGGGGCTGGAGGAGGGAGACCAGATTCTCAGG GTGAACAATGTGGACTTTGCTAACATCATCCGGGAAGAGGCTGTGTTGTTTCTGCTGGATCTCCCAAGAGGAGAAGAAGTTACTATTCTGgctcagaaaaagaaagatg TGTATCGGAGGATAGTGGAATCAGACGTGGGTGACTCCTTCTACATCCGGACACATTTTGAATATGAGAAAGAGTCGCCGTACGGGTTGAGCTTCAACAAGGGCGAGGTGTTCCGTGTAGTAGATACGCTCTACAACGGCAAATTAGGCTCCTGGCTTGCTATCCGTATTGGCAAGAACCATCAGGAAGTGGAAAGGGGCATCATTCCCAACAAAAACAG AGCCGAGCAGCTATCTAGTGTGCAGTACACCCTCCCGAAAACACCAGGAGGCGACAGAGCCGACTTCTGGAGATTCCGAGGATTGCGAAGCTCCAAGAGGAATTTGCGGAAGAGCAGGGAGGACTTGTCAGCCCAGCCAGTTCAGACCAAGTTCCCTGCCTATGAGAGGGTGGTGCTGAGGGAAG CTGGGTTCCTGAGGCCTGTGGTTATCTTTGGGCCAATAGCAGACGTGGCCAGAGAGAAACTGGCCAGAGAGGAGCCAGACATTTTTGAACAAGCGA AGAGCGAACCCAGGGATGCGGGAACCGACCAGAAAAGCTCGGGCATCATTCGCCTGCACACCATTAAACAGATCATTGACCGG GACAAGCATGCAGTGCTGGACATCACCCCTAATGCAGTGGACCGTCTGAACTACGCTCAGTGGTATCCAATTGTGGTGTTTCTCAACCCAGACACAAAGCAGGGCGTCAAGACCATGAGGACCCGACTCTGCCCCGAGTCTAGAAAGAGCGCCAGGAAGCTCTATGAACGAGCACTCAAATTAAGGAAGAACAACCACCACCTCTTCACCA caaCCATTAACTTGAACAACATGAATGATGGTTGGTTTGGAGCATTGAAAGAGAtaatccagcagcagcagaaccagcTGGTGTGGGTCTCAGAGGgcaag GCTGATGGGGCAGCTGAGGATGACTTGGACATCCACGATGACCGTCTATCCTACCTTTCGGCGCCAGGCAGTGAGTATTCCATGTACAGCACTGACAGCCGCCACACCTCCGACTACGAGGACACGGACACAGAGGGTGGAGCCTACACCGACCAGGAGCTGGATGAAACACTGAATGACGATGTGGGTCCACCCACGGAGCTTGCCATCACCCGCTCATCTGAGCCTGTCCGTGAGGATCCGCCCGTCATCCAGGAGCCGCCCGGCTACGCTGGCTACCAGCACACAGTGCAGCCAGACCCCCTGAACCGCATCGACCCGGCTGGATTCAAGGCACCAGCGCCGCAGCAG AAAGCAGAAGCCGCTGCCGTCCCTAGCATCCCCCAGCAGCCTGAGCCCCTGGCTGAGACAGTGCCCCCTGCTGTCGACGTTACTGTAAAAACTGTAGGGGGTCTGAGCCCTGACGaggctcctgcagctcctcacagCCAGCCAAGCCCCATCCCAGAGGCTGGCTCGCTCAGGAGGCCCACACCTGAGCTAACCCCTCAGAGCGTGACACCAGAACCTCTACAGTCTGGACCGGCCATTTCAGAACCAAAG ATGTTTCAGAAGGATCCATACAGCACAGACAACACAGGGAGAATTGGTCACAGCATGAAGCCTGTGACATACAGCCCTCCGCAGGGATATCACCCTGACCAGCCATACAGAGATTACGACCACCCACCCAGTCGGTATGATGTCAGCAGCAGCGGAGGTGGTTACCCAGAACCAAAGTACCGCAACTATGACTCTAACCTGCCCTACGAGAACAGTGTGCCTCACTTCGACCAGCAACAGTGGAACCCATACAGTCAGCCGCACTCTACTGCCAACTCACAGGGCTACGATCCCCGTTTGCCATACAGTGATGGCCCTGATTCCCAGTACACGCCTCCTCTCCGCTACGACGAGCCCCCACCTCAGCAGGGATTCGACGGACGGCCTCGCTATGGAAAACCGACGGGTCCAGGGCCCGTCCGTTATGAtgatcctccacctcctgctccaaTGTCTGATCTGCACTACGACCAGGATTCTCACCTGAGCACATTCCCATCAGCTGCCCACTCACCAGAGCCCGCTGCCCAGCGGTCTGCCTATAACCAGGGACCAACACCGCAACAAAAGAGCTACAAACCTCAGCAGTATGACCCCATTCCTGTGAACTCTGAAACCAGCCCAACACCACCCCCCAAAGCAGAGGCCCCCTCGCCATCCCCTGTGGATGCTCCAAAGCCTGTCCCTGccagagaagagcagcaggatgACCCTGCCATGCGGCCACAGTCTGTCCTGACAAGGGTCAAGATGTTTGAGAACAAACGCTCTGTGTCGGTGGACAGAGCCAGAGATGCAGGGGATTCAGTTGGGAACAAG GCAGCTGATTTACCTTTGAAAGCAGGAGGAGTAATCCCCAAGGCAAATTCTCTGAGCAACCTGGATCAAGAGAAGACCTTTAG AGctccagagccacagaagcCTCACTCCAGCGTAGCAGATGACATAGTGCGCTCAAACCATTACGACCCTGATGAAGACGAGGACTACTACAGGAAACAGCTGTCTTATTTTGACAAGCTCCAGACCGGTCCCAACAAACCCCAGCCACAAGCACAAGCAAGCCACAACTTCCCCAG GACAGAGTCAGTGGAAAAACCAAGTCCAGTGGAGAAAAAATATGAACCAGTTCCCCAGGTGACACCTGCCCTACCACCAGCCACACTGCCCAAACCTGCACCCGAAG CCAAGGCTCCTGCCCGAGAGGACACTGTCCAGACCAACTTCCTGCCTCACAAGAGTTTCCCTGAGAAGTCTCCAGTTAATGGCACAAGTGAACAACCTCCGAAAACACTCACAAATACCGGGGCTCCGCCAGTATCCAGCTACAACCGCTACACGCCTAAGCCCTACACCACGTCTGCCAAGCCTTTTGCTCGCATGTTCGACAGTCCTAAATTCAACCACAACCTTCTGCCCAATGACAAACCAGAGATCGCTCCGAAG GGTCGGAGCTCCAGTCCAGTAAAGCCTCAGATTCCCCCACAGCCCCAGAACATGGACCATGACAGCGGTTTGGACACTTTCACACGCACTATGGATCACCGTTCCAAACACCAGCACAACAACATCAACGCTGTTCCCAAGGCCATCCCCGTGAG CCCCAGTGCCCTGGATGATGACGAGGATGAAGATGAGGGCCACACAGTGGTTGCGACAGCTCGAGGCATCTTCAACTCCAACGGTGGCGTCTTAAGCTCTATTGAGACAGGTGTCAGCATAATTATCCCACAGGGTGCCATCCCTGAAGGTGTGGAGCAGGAGATCTACTTCAAGGTCTGCAGAGACAACAGCATCCTGCCACCACTCGACAAGGAGAAGG gagAGACTCTGCTCAGTCCTCTGGTGATGTGTGGACCTCATGGCCTCAAGTTTTTAAAGCCTGTGGAGCTGCGCTTACCTCACT gtgacCCAAAAAGCTGGCAGAACAAGTCTCTCCCCGGAGACCCCAACTACCTGGTGGGAGCCAACTGCGTTTCTGTGCTCATCGACCACTTCTAA
- the tjp1a gene encoding tight junction protein ZO-1 isoform X10, whose product MKYQKYITVMQMAMGVTASNKDCLPTKRQLWVTPPDGETSPSGAPGCSDEPSGATGGAGAMAMPATSTLSLPMSQGKPSLRRIKGRIHRSKSLDSIDLLDSNSAAMEETVIWEQHTVTLHRAPGFGFGIAISGGRDNPHFQSGETSIVISDVLKGGPAEGLLQENDRVVMVNAVSMDNVEHAYAVQQLRKSGKNAKITIRRKRKVQIPVSRPGDRETMSEHEEEDSDEDDGYEHHTGGGRSAYEGASGGTGTGRRPDRERSSSNRRDNSASRERSISPRSDRRSQASSAPPRPAKVTLVKSRKNEEYGLRLASHIFVKDISPESLAARDGNIQEGDVVLKINGTVTENLSLIDAKKLIERSKGKLKMVVQRDERATLLNIPDLDDSIPSANNSDRDDISEIHSLTSDHSNRSHGRGRSRSPDRPETSDHLRHSPRQISNGSHRSRDEERISKPGAMSTPVKSSDDGVLSQASDQASSSNEKQLPPLPEPKPVYAQPGQPDVDLPVSPSDAPVPSAAHDDSILRPSMKLVKFKKGESVGLRLAGGNDVGIFVAGVLEDSPAAKEGLEEGDQILRVNNVDFANIIREEAVLFLLDLPRGEEVTILAQKKKDVYRRIVESDVGDSFYIRTHFEYEKESPYGLSFNKGEVFRVVDTLYNGKLGSWLAIRIGKNHQEVERGIIPNKNRAEQLSSVQYTLPKTPGGDRADFWRFRGLRSSKRNLRKSREDLSAQPVQTKFPAYERVVLREAGFLRPVVIFGPIADVAREKLAREEPDIFEQAKSEPRDAGTDQKSSGIIRLHTIKQIIDRDKHAVLDITPNAVDRLNYAQWYPIVVFLNPDTKQGVKTMRTRLCPESRKSARKLYERALKLRKNNHHLFTTTINLNNMNDGWFGALKEIIQQQQNQLVWVSEGKADGAAEDDLDIHDDRLSYLSAPGSEYSMYSTDSRHTSDYEDTDTEGGAYTDQELDETLNDDVGPPTELAITRSSEPVREDPPVIQEPPGYAGYQHTVQPDPLNRIDPAGFKAPAPQQKAEAAAVPSIPQQPEPLAETVPPAVDVTVKTVGGLSPDEAPAAPHSQPSPIPEAGSLRRPTPELTPQSVTPEPLQSGPAISEPKMFQKDPYSTDNTGRIGHSMKPVTYSPPQGYHPDQPYRDYDHPPSRYDVSSSGGGYPEPKYRNYDSNLPYENSVPHFDQQQWNPYSQPHSTANSQGYDPRLPYSDGPDSQYTPPLRYDEPPPQQGFDGRPRYGKPTGPGPVRYDDPPPPAPMSDLHYDQDSHLSTFPSAAHSPEPAAQRSAYNQGPTPQQKSYKPQQYDPIPVNSETSPTPPPKAEAPSPSPVDAPKPVPAREEQQDDPAMRPQSVLTRVKMFENKRSVSVDRARDAGDSVGNKAADLPLKAGGVIPKANSLSNLDQEKTFRAPEPQKPHSSVADDIVRSNHYDPDEDEDYYRKQLSYFDKLQTGPNKPQPQAQASHNFPRTESVEKPSPVEKKYEPVPQVTPALPPATLPKPAPEAKAPAREDTVQTNFLPHKSFPEKSPVNGTSEQPPKTLTNTGAPPVSSYNRYTPKPYTTSAKPFARMFDSPKFNHNLLPNDKPEIAPKGRSSSPVKPQIPPQPQNMDHDSGLDTFTRTMDHRSKHQHNNINAVPKAIPVSPSALDDDEDEDEGHTVVATARGIFNSNGGVLSSIETGVSIIIPQGAIPEGVEQEIYFKVCRDNSILPPLDKEKGETLLSPLVMCGPHGLKFLKPVELRLPHCASMTPDGDPKSWQNKSLPGDPNYLVGANCVSVLIDHF is encoded by the exons agtgCAGCGATGGAGGAAACAGTCATATGGGAGCAGCACACAGTGACCCTTCACAGG gcCCCAGGCTTTGGGTTTGGTATTGCAATCTCTGGCGGGCGAGACAACCCTCATTTTCAGAGTGGGGAGACGTCCATTGTGATATCTGATGTGCTGAAAGGAGGTCCTGCAGAGGGACTGCTTCA GGAAAATGATCGAGTGGTGATGGTCAATGCAGTCTCTATGGACAATGTCGAACATGCCTATGCTGTGCAGCAACTCCGAAAGAGTGGCAAAAATGCAAAGATA ACTATTCGTCGGAAAAGGAAAGTGCAAATCCCTGTTTCTCGGCCAGGGGACAGGGAGACAATGTCAGAGCACGAGGAAGAAGATAGTGATGAGGATGATGGCTATGAGCACCACACTGGTGGTGGCAGAAGTGCCTATGAAGGAGCGAGCGGAGGCACGGGCACTGGCAGGCGTCCTGATCGTGAGcggagcagcagcaacagacgGGATAACAGTGCCTCGCGGGAGCGTAGCATCTCTCCGCGCTCTGATCGCCGATCACAAGCCTCCTCTGCTCCACCCAGGCCTGCCAAGGTCACTCTTGTTAAGTCCCGCAAGAATGAAG AGTATGGACTTCGGTTGGCCAGCCACATATTTGTCAAGGACATCTCCCCGGAAAGCCTTGCTGCCAGAGATGGGAACATCCAGGAGGGAGATGTAGTACTTAAG atcAATGGCACAGTTACAGAGAACCTATCACTGATAGATGCCAAGAAGCTGATTGAGAGGTCAAAGGGCAAGTTGAAGATGGTGGTGCAGAGAGATGAGCGAGCCACACTGCTCAACATTCCTGACCTTGATGACAGCATCCCATCAGCCAATAACTCTGACAGAGATG ACATTTCAGAAATACATTCACTGACATCAGATCATTCCAATCGATCCCACGGGCGGGGTCGATCACGTTCGCCTGACAGGCCCGAAACATCGGACCACCTCCGTCACTCACCTCGGCAGATCAGTAATGGCAG CCATCGAAGTCGAGATGAAGAGCGCATATCCAAACCAGGGGCCATGTCCACACCCGTGAAAAGCTCTGATGATGGTGTCTTGTCACAGGCCAGTGACCAAGCCAGCTCCAGTAATGAGAAGCAGTTGCCTCCGCTGCCAG AACCAAAGCCAGTTTATGCACAGCCTGGTCAGCCTGACGTGGATCTGCCTGTCAGCCCTTCTGATGCCCCTGTACCCAGTGCCGCTCATGATGACAGCATCCTGAG GCCGAGTATGAAGCTGGTCAAGTTCAAGAAGGGAGAGAGTGTCGGTCTGCGGTTAGCAGGAGGGAACGACGTGGGAATTTTTGTGGCAGGAGTCTTGGAGGACAGTCCTGCAGCCAAGGAGGGGCTGGAGGAGGGAGACCAGATTCTCAGG GTGAACAATGTGGACTTTGCTAACATCATCCGGGAAGAGGCTGTGTTGTTTCTGCTGGATCTCCCAAGAGGAGAAGAAGTTACTATTCTGgctcagaaaaagaaagatg TGTATCGGAGGATAGTGGAATCAGACGTGGGTGACTCCTTCTACATCCGGACACATTTTGAATATGAGAAAGAGTCGCCGTACGGGTTGAGCTTCAACAAGGGCGAGGTGTTCCGTGTAGTAGATACGCTCTACAACGGCAAATTAGGCTCCTGGCTTGCTATCCGTATTGGCAAGAACCATCAGGAAGTGGAAAGGGGCATCATTCCCAACAAAAACAG AGCCGAGCAGCTATCTAGTGTGCAGTACACCCTCCCGAAAACACCAGGAGGCGACAGAGCCGACTTCTGGAGATTCCGAGGATTGCGAAGCTCCAAGAGGAATTTGCGGAAGAGCAGGGAGGACTTGTCAGCCCAGCCAGTTCAGACCAAGTTCCCTGCCTATGAGAGGGTGGTGCTGAGGGAAG CTGGGTTCCTGAGGCCTGTGGTTATCTTTGGGCCAATAGCAGACGTGGCCAGAGAGAAACTGGCCAGAGAGGAGCCAGACATTTTTGAACAAGCGA AGAGCGAACCCAGGGATGCGGGAACCGACCAGAAAAGCTCGGGCATCATTCGCCTGCACACCATTAAACAGATCATTGACCGG GACAAGCATGCAGTGCTGGACATCACCCCTAATGCAGTGGACCGTCTGAACTACGCTCAGTGGTATCCAATTGTGGTGTTTCTCAACCCAGACACAAAGCAGGGCGTCAAGACCATGAGGACCCGACTCTGCCCCGAGTCTAGAAAGAGCGCCAGGAAGCTCTATGAACGAGCACTCAAATTAAGGAAGAACAACCACCACCTCTTCACCA caaCCATTAACTTGAACAACATGAATGATGGTTGGTTTGGAGCATTGAAAGAGAtaatccagcagcagcagaaccagcTGGTGTGGGTCTCAGAGGgcaag GCTGATGGGGCAGCTGAGGATGACTTGGACATCCACGATGACCGTCTATCCTACCTTTCGGCGCCAGGCAGTGAGTATTCCATGTACAGCACTGACAGCCGCCACACCTCCGACTACGAGGACACGGACACAGAGGGTGGAGCCTACACCGACCAGGAGCTGGATGAAACACTGAATGACGATGTGGGTCCACCCACGGAGCTTGCCATCACCCGCTCATCTGAGCCTGTCCGTGAGGATCCGCCCGTCATCCAGGAGCCGCCCGGCTACGCTGGCTACCAGCACACAGTGCAGCCAGACCCCCTGAACCGCATCGACCCGGCTGGATTCAAGGCACCAGCGCCGCAGCAG AAAGCAGAAGCCGCTGCCGTCCCTAGCATCCCCCAGCAGCCTGAGCCCCTGGCTGAGACAGTGCCCCCTGCTGTCGACGTTACTGTAAAAACTGTAGGGGGTCTGAGCCCTGACGaggctcctgcagctcctcacagCCAGCCAAGCCCCATCCCAGAGGCTGGCTCGCTCAGGAGGCCCACACCTGAGCTAACCCCTCAGAGCGTGACACCAGAACCTCTACAGTCTGGACCGGCCATTTCAGAACCAAAG ATGTTTCAGAAGGATCCATACAGCACAGACAACACAGGGAGAATTGGTCACAGCATGAAGCCTGTGACATACAGCCCTCCGCAGGGATATCACCCTGACCAGCCATACAGAGATTACGACCACCCACCCAGTCGGTATGATGTCAGCAGCAGCGGAGGTGGTTACCCAGAACCAAAGTACCGCAACTATGACTCTAACCTGCCCTACGAGAACAGTGTGCCTCACTTCGACCAGCAACAGTGGAACCCATACAGTCAGCCGCACTCTACTGCCAACTCACAGGGCTACGATCCCCGTTTGCCATACAGTGATGGCCCTGATTCCCAGTACACGCCTCCTCTCCGCTACGACGAGCCCCCACCTCAGCAGGGATTCGACGGACGGCCTCGCTATGGAAAACCGACGGGTCCAGGGCCCGTCCGTTATGAtgatcctccacctcctgctccaaTGTCTGATCTGCACTACGACCAGGATTCTCACCTGAGCACATTCCCATCAGCTGCCCACTCACCAGAGCCCGCTGCCCAGCGGTCTGCCTATAACCAGGGACCAACACCGCAACAAAAGAGCTACAAACCTCAGCAGTATGACCCCATTCCTGTGAACTCTGAAACCAGCCCAACACCACCCCCCAAAGCAGAGGCCCCCTCGCCATCCCCTGTGGATGCTCCAAAGCCTGTCCCTGccagagaagagcagcaggatgACCCTGCCATGCGGCCACAGTCTGTCCTGACAAGGGTCAAGATGTTTGAGAACAAACGCTCTGTGTCGGTGGACAGAGCCAGAGATGCAGGGGATTCAGTTGGGAACAAG GCAGCTGATTTACCTTTGAAAGCAGGAGGAGTAATCCCCAAGGCAAATTCTCTGAGCAACCTGGATCAAGAGAAGACCTTTAG AGctccagagccacagaagcCTCACTCCAGCGTAGCAGATGACATAGTGCGCTCAAACCATTACGACCCTGATGAAGACGAGGACTACTACAGGAAACAGCTGTCTTATTTTGACAAGCTCCAGACCGGTCCCAACAAACCCCAGCCACAAGCACAAGCAAGCCACAACTTCCCCAG GACAGAGTCAGTGGAAAAACCAAGTCCAGTGGAGAAAAAATATGAACCAGTTCCCCAGGTGACACCTGCCCTACCACCAGCCACACTGCCCAAACCTGCACCCGAAG CCAAGGCTCCTGCCCGAGAGGACACTGTCCAGACCAACTTCCTGCCTCACAAGAGTTTCCCTGAGAAGTCTCCAGTTAATGGCACAAGTGAACAACCTCCGAAAACACTCACAAATACCGGGGCTCCGCCAGTATCCAGCTACAACCGCTACACGCCTAAGCCCTACACCACGTCTGCCAAGCCTTTTGCTCGCATGTTCGACAGTCCTAAATTCAACCACAACCTTCTGCCCAATGACAAACCAGAGATCGCTCCGAAG GGTCGGAGCTCCAGTCCAGTAAAGCCTCAGATTCCCCCACAGCCCCAGAACATGGACCATGACAGCGGTTTGGACACTTTCACACGCACTATGGATCACCGTTCCAAACACCAGCACAACAACATCAACGCTGTTCCCAAGGCCATCCCCGTGAG CCCCAGTGCCCTGGATGATGACGAGGATGAAGATGAGGGCCACACAGTGGTTGCGACAGCTCGAGGCATCTTCAACTCCAACGGTGGCGTCTTAAGCTCTATTGAGACAGGTGTCAGCATAATTATCCCACAGGGTGCCATCCCTGAAGGTGTGGAGCAGGAGATCTACTTCAAGGTCTGCAGAGACAACAGCATCCTGCCACCACTCGACAAGGAGAAGG gagAGACTCTGCTCAGTCCTCTGGTGATGTGTGGACCTCATGGCCTCAAGTTTTTAAAGCCTGTGGAGCTGCGCTTACCTCACTGTGCGTCAATGACCCCTGATG gtgacCCAAAAAGCTGGCAGAACAAGTCTCTCCCCGGAGACCCCAACTACCTGGTGGGAGCCAACTGCGTTTCTGTGCTCATCGACCACTTCTAA